The region CTTAGTATACTAAAAGCTTCGATTTCACGAAAATATAAAACTAAACAACTAAACAATGATGCAGGTCAGATGCCCACATAAGTGTAGCAAGCCGGCGACTAGCAATTACTATAGCTGCACAGTTAGATTGTTCGCTTTGACTTCCTCTCGATGACAGCCTGTATGAGTCACTCATCTCTCATCTTCGAGGTACCGAAATTGCGGCTACATCTAGTTTTTCGAAAGGCCATTGCATTGTAAGTAATAAACATTGTTTATATATACAAGTTCTGTCTTATTAAATGATACcttgattggctgtttccaacctgatttttttaaatgaatcaaatcCGAGCTATTGCTACCTGACTAGCTAATCCATCATCAACACATCTGCTCTAACATGCACCATTACTAATTGCAGTGCATTTCATTCGTCAGTGACCGATGTATATCGTCTTACCTGAGACGATGAGAATTTAAGTGCTTGAGTCGATCTGGGCAATGCGTTGCAGAATGAGGTGTAGGCACAAGATGCTCCGAGGAAGGACCGCTGCTTCAATGCTGCAGAGCTACGTGACTTCTTACAAAACCTTCCCATTCAAGGGCGGGGCGTACAGTCACGACCTCATTAGAATTACTAAATATTCATGATATATGGGTTGGGCTGTAACAACATTGATACCAGAGTGAAATAACAGGCTACATGGCATGGGTTGAATCATGATAAAGCAGTTTCTTTAGCAAATCATGCAGCAAAGTTTATAACCATCTGCAACTAATCATGATTAAGGATATCGTTATATCTTAACAAGATTGCTTTCaattaagcaaaacaaaaaaacaaacaaacattaaacaaacgAACCAAAATTATTTCAACTTTGTGTACAGATGTCCACGGAATCAATCAATCGTTCACGTCGATCATGCAATTTCTGTGTCCATGcgatttattttaatgtttcttaTGAAATTCTTGTCAAAAACAAATTCCCATCTTCccattcagtcatttcaatcaCTCATCTAAAGGAGTTTAAATAGGCTACGACACCGAAATGTACATGAAATCATGAATATAAAACTATGCTCTGTCTTTTGGTGGCATGTACATACAACTTaatcctctctcacacatgaaCTAATGAGCCAAATCAATCAATGCAGGAATAGGATTTCTTGGATCTAAAGAGCTGAAATCAAGATCACTGCGATTTGTTGTCaaggacaggaaaaaaaggtcATTACTATGACCAATCTGTCAAAAGAACGATCAGCAGCGGAGACAAAATTACCGTTGAGAAAGGACTGAAACACAAGCTGATGAATAATGAGAGAAAATGGATAAATCGTGAAGTCAGACATAATGCACTAATGTAAGCTAAAGGGGGAAAATCCTGTAAAAGAATGCTTGGGCCCTCCACACGCTGTAGAGTGTGCTGACTCATTGCAGAGATGTAAATCACAGCAAAGGAACACACTGTCCAGCTCCCACACGAATGAAGTTCGAAAAGAGACCAGACCCATTCACaacagtgttttgtgtatgaaatattaattatgcAAACAGAATAAAAGCCAAACAGCCAATACTTGCtcaaaggacagagagaggcttTAAATAAGCTAGTGTGATGTTTGATAAGTGAAATGGAAGACTCATTGGATATCATTTTTTCAACTGTAATATTTACAAGTAATTTTATTCATAATGCAACAATTGCTGCAACTGGTGATTGGAGAGTGATGTTTCATTAACCCAACAACAATGAACCATCAATCATCGACTTTGAACCAGTCAAAAGTATGTCCTCTCTATAGCCAAATACAATGATTGGTTAAATTCAGTGACTGTTGGCATATGttgctccacccatttttgATTAAACCTCATTTTCCCACCAATAGATATGATGCATGGTGCGTGgttatgaggaaaaataaatatatggagagaagctaaatgctaaaattttcattttaatatatttcttaCAAATTGAAAGCTGGGGCATGATGATAGAAACCCAGGTACTCAAAGAACACTTATTTGGTCTTTCAAGAATTTTAAATTTAGACATAGAATGTAGAGGTTCTACATTATAATTAGCTACTTCCTTTCGGGATGtgacatattttaatatgtttttgaatgtgGGTGatatatttttcctttgttatccaatttaaaatgataacaATGAAGATGCTTTATATAACTTTCTATTTTAATACCTATTAATTTCACTCCCTTATGGGGTGTTGCTGTTCCCACAAAATAGGTCACACTAAAATCAGACCAACAAGAGAAAAGAGCGAGCAtttcaaagacacacacacactttcatagAAAGCACCACTCAGCTTTGCTCTTCTGCAGTTATATTTAACTTTCTAtaagacccctcccccctcccaattcAATCCAAGAGATTTTAGTTCCAGATTTTAGTTTCTGTTGAACTAATAGCAAATCCAAGCCAGCAAAGCCTGACAGGGACTTTTATAGATGGGAGATCCCCACACCCATTCCTGGAAGCTTCTGAACTTGGATGTTGCAGTAGTACCCTGTAGGTTTGACAGTGATAATTCTACTGGACCACGAGTAAAACCCTGAGCATGTATTATATATCTTTGGACAGTTCTTTGTATTGTTCCAATGTACCCTTATTGCTTTGTAACCAGCGTTCATGCACAGGGTTCCAGGTCGCAATGCTTAACGTCCATCCAATTTACCTAGTTACCTTGTACCCAATAGCTTCAAACATTCAACATGTACAATAGTCAAAATACACTATATAAGCCATAAAATGCCCTTGATTGACGCACAAGCAAACACAATCTTTTAATTCATGtgcatgtttaatgttttaatacgacacaaactaaaaaaaatattgtcaaaaCAAACGATGACATTTCCTAGTGGCAACAACTTGACACATACAGTAATaatattcaataatattttCTGACACGTGACACAAATATAATTCACATTAAAAAGCATCTGGCAGTTAAACCGAAGAGACAGACATTTGAGATGAGATCTGATCGAAAGGGAGGTACTTCTCTACAGGTAATTATAAAAATTTCACAGTTGATACATGAAAAATCATGCTAATGGCATCATCTTCCTTTTCTGCTACATaatatcaaatttaatttatgtcaAAAGGCTGTTAACAGAGACACATGCCTGTGACAGAGATACAAAATAAGACAAAGCAAGGCAGTGGTCTTGATTAGGAATGTCTATGAATATTTCCCTGCATAACATTAACAACATTAACAAAAGTTTTGGTTTTAATACAATAACAACACATTAATCTGTTTAAGACAGTATTCCAATCTGCATCCACTGGCACTAAAAGGAGGCAGTGTTCTGTTAAAAATTCCAAATTCAGACACTACTAAACGATTAAACGGTTCTCTCATATATAAAACAGCCTGAAAAATTAGCAGAAATACAGCAGCAATGCAAGACAGTCTTGTTTCAAACATATCTAGTGGTTTGGAAGACTGGATTGATCGATGGATGAAGATACCTGAATTTCTGTGCTTTGCATATCCTCCGTTATAGTACATTGACTTAAAAAGTAAGGTGCTTGCTCCAAAAAACTTCAATTTTCAAGCTCTAATTAGATGCActaaatatattgtacataaacATTTAGGGTAAAGCATAGGCAATGATTCAAAGTACAAATCTATGCCTGGAAATAAAGTCTGTtctgtatataaaataattgtttctgtGCAAATGTTGCCCTTGTGTGTATAACAAAAATGTTGTAGTGATGTTtctaaaactattttaaatctTCATTGAAGGTTAAAAGCCTTATAACCTGAGATTAGTGATTTTATTGCAAACAAAAGCTGCAAAAGGGAAATGTAATCTCAGCTTTATTTCTGACAAATGAGGtggaaaatttgaaataatttactgGGATCGAGTAGAATAAGAAACAGGACATAAGCACTTGGCACAGTTTCCCAACATTATAGAATCAGTACACTGTCCATCATGGACAAAGAATTACTCATGACTTTAACAACTATGGAACCTCAACTCGTGCTTTCTACTAATCATACCATGTTTATGCTTTATGTTGGTCACTGTAACTGTGCTTTTATTTCAGCTAGGTTTCTCTTATAAGAGATTTTCAAACTCATTGAGACTAATCTAGTAActtataaacaataataataaagagtGAATAATGTTCTCCACTCAGAACCTCTGCATTTTCACTCCTCCTCCTGAAAGCACACAGCTGTAATTTTGGCTGGGCCTGCTGACTCACTCACCGCCAGTCGCTCGTTACACAAAGGCCGCATCTGTGGCGGTGGCCAGGGCGGGGGCTCGGCTCAGGTCAAAGTTCACCAGGGCGGGGGACAGGTCTGTGGTGCTGACGGGGGAGTCCAGGAGGTCACAGTCGAAGTTCTGGAAGGCGTCCTGATTCATGCCCCGCTGCGCTTTGACCGGCCGGTCGGGGTGCTCCTTCAGCTCCAGGATCAGCTCCATGGGCGTCTTCTGCAGCAGGTGGGAGTCGAAAGGGGTGCCCCGAAAAAACGTCTGCCTCTTGAAGCGCTCGAGGGTTCGCAGGCGCCGCGTCGGGGTCTTGCAAAGGAGCTGCGTCGCCCACGGCAACGGAGAAGAGCCGGGGGGTTagggaaagacagagaataCCCTCATTTATTTACCctcatttcaaaatgcttttcagacttaattaataaacaacaaacaactAATTTCACTGTATGCGTCTTCAAATCTGCGCCCCAATGCCACCAGGgcccaggagagagggagtgccCACCTCAGTCAGCAGCAGGGCCAGCGGGGGGCTGAAGGTCCGGGGCATCTCGTAGGAGAAGCTGCGGACCCTCCTCAGCATGCTGCAGTGGTCACGCTCCGGGGGAACAGGGAACTGGGAGCATCACAGAGAGGCCAAACAGAACACACGTACTTCAGCACAACTCATTACAATTCACTTCAGTTTGGGCCTAACCTTGAGCCAGGCCAACAATTCAAAGAGGGggaaattaatgtattttatagaGGGGTAGCAGAGAGCCCAGAAACCATGTCCTTACTTTGAAATCTCAAAATCTCTCATTACTATTCACTTCAAATGTGACTTTGTAACAGAGTTCATCGTTTACAGGTGAAGACTTTCACATATATTTGGACAGAACCGGATGCTAATTCAAATAgccaattatttatttcctaAATAATGATTAAGGctataataattataagaagAATAACAGTAAGAAGACCACGGATGTATAACAGTAtgaaagcacaaacacactgaaaagaTGCATATACACAATGCAAAATGGCATGCAGCTGTGTATGGCCTTACCTCTCCTGTAGCCAATGAAAAGAGCAGAATGCCCAAGGACCACCAATCAGCTGCATGGCTGtagggacccccacccaggaCTTCAGGGGCTGTGCCAGTAGAGCAGAGTGCACACTTAGCAGTCTGAACTGTGCTGATATTTAAATGCATCACACAATCTACATGACCATTTAGAGAAATATAATTCCTAAATAAATTACCGGGGGGAATATACTGACACTCAAGTTTTTATTGAGCGAATTATCATTTCAGCCCATAAAATTCTCACCCATGTACTGGATTGTTCCACAGATAGTGAAAGCCCTTCCTCCTTGCTCCAGCCGACGGGACAGTCCAAAGTCAGCCAATCGAAGGTGTCCTGTATCAGaccacacagaacagaaaaaacaaagccTTCACCAAATTCATAATTCTGCTTAAATCCATTCCAAATAATGACAGTTTCCTTTCAAAGACACCACCATTTTACAATTCAGTAGAATCagctttattaataattttatatcTATATTTgcgctgtgtgtttttaataatgAGCACTGTGATTGTATGGACGATTCCAAAGACCATGGAgtcagaatgttccagaatgtttCTCAATAATTCTTAGGCTACACCGCCCTCTAGTGTTGGTTTTAGTGTATGTGTTATTACCTTGATCAGTCAAGAGGATGTTCTCcatcttgaaaaaagaaaaaaggctcaGACAAGTGTTTTCCataaaaacaaaccacacagaATGCATTAACTCACATGCTAATAGCAAAACACAACATAAATCATAACTTTCATCAAAATGCTTTCTCAATACTTTTATTCCAGTGTTCGAAGCAATCTGTACTTCCAATGCGACTCTCACCTTGATGTCCCGGTGAATGATTCCAAAGTCATGTAGGAAGCCTGCCAGTCATGAAAGAATAAAGGGTGAAAGGAGGCAAAGAACCCATAAATAAAGAGCAGTATCTGCACtaacagcagaacagaaacgCCAGATTGCAGTCTCCCAGACCGTGGGTATACCTAAATACTCGAGACTACACACAAGCTCACTGGGGTTGTCGCTTGTCAATCTCATCTCCAGGAAGAGCGCTACTCTACTCACCGAGAGCGCAGCCCAGTTCTGCTGCAAACACCCTGATCGCATCTTCGTCAAACTGTCCAATCAGCATCCAGTAGGTGTACAGGTCTCCTGAGCTGCAGTAGTCACACACTGTGGGGGAagacgcacagtcacacaccaatCGGGAGAGGAAGCACATACCCTGACCCATTGGCAGGTGCCATTGGGTTAGCGAAAGGGTACTGCAGAGGATCTGGTTTTATTAGCTTTCCATTAAAAATGGGATGAACAGGATCAGCTTCCTTGCGGTGTTGATCATGTCCTGATCTTGTCTTCCAACAGCTCAGACAGTCCACCAAAatctttaaaagaaatggtTCAAATCCATCTTCCATGCCATTGCCCCCTCTGTCTCATGGAAAGTGTGGATCACTTGCATGCATGGgtcctctcttcttcttctgctgtcTGTGGTCTTGGTGTAAAATAAACCCgcacaggggaaaaaatggaagcTACCCAAGTAAAAACTGGCCTGGCATCTTGTGAGACTGCTGATGAAAACCAGTCAATAACAAACAGCATTAATACCTATAGGC is a window of Anguilla rostrata isolate EN2019 chromosome 9, ASM1855537v3, whole genome shotgun sequence DNA encoding:
- the rskrb gene encoding ribosomal protein S6 kinase-related protein isoform X1, encoding MGADISKNNKEQPPSEEGRCASGWRGFLSSVGISVSSGLCRLGARRMIREKGAPLPDDHVFQSIPGPERLRMEWSLPGFISMFLPEFPHRNVPGHEHFQVLGCIAKGSFGPILKVKDRSKQKTYAVKVIPKSEVLRQGVLEQSKEEVIIQRQVRHPFVHDLQDCWQTQRHLYIMCDYCSSGDLYTYWMLIGQFDEDAIRVFAAELGCALGFLHDFGIIHRDIKMENILLTDQGHLRLADFGLSRRLEQGGRAFTICGTIQYMAPEVLGGGPYSHAADWWSLGILLFSLATGEFPVPPERDHCSMLRRVRSFSYEMPRTFSPPLALLLTELLCKTPTRRLRTLERFKRQTFFRGTPFDSHLLQKTPMELILELKEHPDRPVKAQRGMNQDAFQNFDCDLLDSPVSTTDLSPALVNFDLSRAPALATATDAAFV
- the rskrb gene encoding ribosomal protein S6 kinase-related protein isoform X2; this encodes MIREKGAPLPDDHVFQSIPGPERLRMEWSLPGFISMFLPEFPHRNVPGHEHFQVLGCIAKGSFGPILKVKDRSKQKTYAVKVIPKSEVLRQGVLEQSKEEVIIQRQVRHPFVHDLQDCWQTQRHLYIMCDYCSSGDLYTYWMLIGQFDEDAIRVFAAELGCALGFLHDFGIIHRDIKMENILLTDQGHLRLADFGLSRRLEQGGRAFTICGTIQYMAPEVLGGGPYSHAADWWSLGILLFSLATGEFPVPPERDHCSMLRRVRSFSYEMPRTFSPPLALLLTELLCKTPTRRLRTLERFKRQTFFRGTPFDSHLLQKTPMELILELKEHPDRPVKAQRGMNQDAFQNFDCDLLDSPVSTTDLSPALVNFDLSRAPALATATDAAFV